From the Manihot esculenta cultivar AM560-2 chromosome 3, M.esculenta_v8, whole genome shotgun sequence genome, one window contains:
- the LOC110611605 gene encoding formin-like protein 5 isoform X1: MTLVIQQQMVRLQSNYVMFLLILLCASLVESLEHRKDSQEVSLSQLIDPMTGEVDEGMAKLLCITCRLDLIHVKEASEDLNLCFPEKTSDLTSESNSKSRLPTKEHVWKMIKVQNPQLKQTLQDCMRKNKILFHVSGESGSNVQQTGCLDSVLPKPTGPKRNLLQSIAEAPASAPVPNDGSSLPTADLATSPVSTPLPRRSFLSRGRADTQVASESERNNIIILAVVMTAAGTLVFVALMFLCFLHFCRGSSGSSLNDEKPLLSLSLRDSSTGSSSKSFGLVNSIKDEKVDHQSFSMNSSHHRRDSSLDSIKSDALLVPPDEIAFSAESIGRSSNAVAPLPLPPGRVESMLPLKPPPGRVDSTPPLKPPPGRVESTLPLKLPPGRVDSTLPPPPGRAVPLPPEPPASLRSPSSKAASPPAPPPPGAPPPPRAGASDSMGPRPPGPPPSPPAAPGAKSGPPPPPLKGGPAPPRPPPPLPGGAKGPRPPPGLKRPPNAPPGERDGAEDGANTPKAKLKPFFWDKVLANPDSSMVWHQIKAGSFQFNEEMIETLFGYAPAERGRTDRKKESSSQDTPQYIQILDTKKAQNLSILLRALNVTIEEVRDALNEGNELPVELIQTLLKMAPTADEELKLRLYTGELSQLGSAERFLKVLVDIPFAYKRLESLLFMCTLQEDVAATKESLGTLEVACKELKSSRLFLKLLEAVLKTGNRMNDGTFRGRALAFKLDTLLKLSDVKGTDGKTTLLHFVVQEIIRTEGVRAARAARASRTFSNISVQTEDLIDDDVIPETEFDYCKMGLEVVSRLSSELENVKKAAVVDADNLTGTVAKLGYALLKNQDFLNKDLKSLEEESEFHEVLKGFVQNAEGDIMKLLEEEKRIMALVKSTGDYFHGNAGKDEGLRLFVIVRDFLVILDKVCKQVRDAQKNSEKLQKKESTTSDKSLKKESSTASCQSSAEKSLNKESSTASCQSSAEKSLNKESSTASCQSSAEKSLNKESTASCQSSAEKSLNKESSTASCQSSAEKSVNNESTASCQPSPEESLNKESSSTALCQSSAEKSLNKESSTASCQSSPEKSLNKESSTASCQSSPESSLNKESSTASCQSSPENSLNKESSTASCQSSPEKSLDKESSTASCQSSPEKSLDKESSTASCQSSQSSPEKSLNKESSTASCQSSPLQHVSPDIRSRLFPAIQERKIESSSSDDESE, from the exons ATGACATTGGTGATTCAACAACAAATGGTTCGCCTACAGTCAAATTATGTCATGTTCTTGTTAATATTGCTTTGTGCATCTTTGGTGGAGAGCTTGGAACACAGAAAGGACTCACAGGAAGTGTCTCTGAGTCAATTAATCGATCCAATGACTGGGGAGGTTGATGAGGGCATG GCGAAGCTATTATGCATCACTTGCAGGCTAGACTTAATTCATGTAAAAGAAGCTAGTGAGGATCTCAACCTCTGTTTCCCTGAGAAGACATCTGATTTAACTAGTGAAAGTAATTCAAAGAGTAGGTTACCAACAAAAGAACATGTTTGGAAAATGATTAAAGTCCAGAATCCCCAGTTAAAGCAAACTCTTCAAGATTGTATGAGAAAGAACAAAATTCTATTCCATGTTTCTGGAGAAAGTGGCTCTAATGTTCAGCAAACTGGGTGTCTTGATTCTGTATTGCCTAAACCCACTGGTCCAAAAAGGAACTTGCTCCAGAGCATTGCGGAGGCACCAGCCTCTGCCCCTGTCCCTAATGATGGATCGTCTTTGCCAACTGCTGATCTGGCAACTTCTCCAGTTTCTACTCCACTTCCACGAAGGTCATTTTTGTCTCGAGGGCGTGCAGATACACAAGTTGCTTCTGAGAGTGaaagaaataatataataattttggcAGTAGTTATGACTGCAGCAGGGACGTTGGTTTTTGTAGCATTGATGTTTCTTTGCTTTTTACACTTTTGTCGAGGAAGCTCTGGGAGTAGTCTAAATGATGAAAAACCTCTTCTTAGCCTGAGCTTAAGGGACTCCTCTACTG GTTCTTCTAGTAAGTCTTTTGGTTTGGTAAACTCTATTAAAGATGAGAAGGTTGATCATCAATCTTTTAGTATGAACTCAAGCCATCATAGAAGGGACTCATCTTTGGACAGCATCAAATCTGATGCTCTTCTTGTCCCACCAGATGAAATTGCATTTTCAGCTGAATCAATTGGGAGATCTAGCAATGCTGTTGCTCCGCTACCTCTTCCTCCTGGAAGGGTTGAGAGTATGCTTCCTTTGAAGCCTCCTCCCGGGAGGGTTGACAGTACGCCTCCTTTGAAGCCTCCTCCTGGGAGGGTTGAAAGTACGCTTCCTTTGAAGCTTCCTCCTGGAAGGGTTGATAGTACCCTTCCTCCTCCCCCTGGAAGGGCAGTTCCCCTTCCTCCTGAACCACCTGCTTCTCTCAGGTCTCCCAGTAGCAAGGCTGCTTCTCCTCCCGCTCCTCCACCACCTGGTGCACCCCCGCCTCCTCGTGCAGGAGCTTCTGATAGCATGGGTCCTCGTCCTCCTGGACCACCTCCTTCGCCACCTGCAGCTCCTGGTGCCAAATCTggtccacctccaccacctctAAAGGGTGGTCCAGCTCCTCCCCGACCACCACCACCATTGCCTGGGGGTGCAAAGGGTCCTCGTCCACCTCCTGGATTAAAGCGTCCACCTAATGCACCACCAGGTGAACGGGATGGTGCAGAGGATGGTGCCAATACTCCTAAAGCAAAGCTGAAGCCATTTTTCTGGGATAAAGTTCTAGCCAATCCTGATAGTTCAATGGTTTGGCATCAGATTAAAGCAGGATCATTCCA GTTCAATGAGGAGATGATAGAAACACTATTTGGATATGCACCAGCTGAAAGAGGCAGAACTGATCGCAAGAAAGAGTCTTCCTCCCAAGATACACCTCAGTATATTCAGATCCTTGATACCAAAAAGGCGCAAAATTTATCAATTCTTCTGCGGGCGCTGAATGTTACAATAGAAGAAGTCCGTGATGCTCTTAATGAAG GAAACGAGCTTCCTGTAGAACTCATACAGACTCTGTTGAAAATGGCCCCTACAGCAGATGAAGAACTGAAGCTCAGGCTGTACACTGGTGAACTTTCTCAACTTGGGAGTGCTGAACGGTTCCTGAAAGTGTTGGTTGACATTCCGTTTGCTTATAAACGATTGGAATCACTGCTTTTCATGTGTACTCTACAGGAGGATGTTGCCGCTACTAAGGAATCCTTGGGAACCTTGGAG GTTGCTTGCAAGGAACTCAAAAGCAGTAGATTGTTCCTAAAGCTTCTAGAAGCGGTTCTTAAAACTGGCAACCGCATGAATGATGGAACATTCCGTGGCCGTGCTCTTGCATTTAAACTCGATACACTTTTGAAATTATCTGATGTAAAGGGAACAGATGGTAAGACCACACTGTTGCACTTTGTTGTTCAGGAGATAATCCGTACTGAAGGTGTGAGAGCTGCCCGAGCTGCAAGGGCGAGTCGAACATTCTCAAATATTAGTGTGCAAACTGAGGATCTCATTGATGATGACGTTATCCCTGAGACAGAATTTGACTATTGCAAAATGGGTCTTGAGGTGGTTTCGCGTTTGAGCAGTGAACTAGAAAATGTGAAGAAAGCAGCAGTTGTTGATGCTGATAACTTAACGGGAACTGTTGCCAAACTTGGGTATGCACTGCTAAAAAACCAAGATTTCCTGAACAAAGATCTGAAGAGTTTAGAGGAAGAAAGTGAGTTCCATGAAGTATTAAAAGGTTTTGTGCAGAATGCTGAGGGTGACATAATGAAGTTGCTGGAGGAAGAGAAGAGAATAATGGCTCTGGTAAAGAGCACTGGGGATTACTTCCATGGGAATGCAGGGAAGGATGAAGGCTTACGTCTGTTTGTTATTGTGCGGGACTTCTTGGTCATCTTAGATAAGGTGTGCAAACAGGTGAGGGACGCGCAAAAGAATTCAGAAAAATTACAGAAAAAAGAATCAACAACTTCAGACAAATCATTGAAGAAAGAATCATCAACTGCATCATGCCAATCCTCTGCAGAAAAATCATTGAATAAAGAATCATCAACTGCATCATGCCAATCCTCTGCAGAAAAATCATTGAATAAAGAATCATCAACTGCATCATGCCAATCCTCTGCAGAAAAATCATTGAATAAAGAATCAACTGCATCATGCCAATCCTCTGCAGAAAAATCATTGAATAAAGAATCATCAACTGCATCATGCCAATCCTCTGCAGAAAAATCAGTGAATAATGAATCAACTGCATCATGCCAACCCTCTCCAGAAGAATCATTGAATAAAGAATCATCATCAACTGCATTATGCCAATCCTCTGCAGAAAAATCATTGAATAAAGAATCATCAACTGCATCATGCCAATCCTCTCCAGAAAAATCATTGAATAAAGAATCATCAACTGCATCATGCCAATCCTCTCCAGAAAGTTCCTTGAATAAAGAATCATCAACTGCATCATGCCAATCCTCTCCAGAAAATTCCTTGAATAAAGAATCATCAACTGCATCATGCCAATCCTCTCCAGAAAAATCACTGGATAAAGAATCATCAACTGCTTCATGCCAATCCTCTCCAGAAAAATCACTGGATAAAGAATCATCAACTGCTTCATGCCAATCCTCTCAATCCTCTCCAGAAAAATCATTGAATAAAGAATCATCAACTGCATCATGCCAATCCTCTCCACTCCAACACGTGTCTCCTGATATTCGTTCACGATTATTTCCAGCAATTCAAGAGCGAAAGATTGAAAGTTCTAGTTCAGATGATGAGAGTGAATGA
- the LOC110611605 gene encoding formin-like protein 5 isoform X2: MTLVIQQQMVRLQSNYVMFLLILLCASLVESLEHRKDSQEVSLSQLIDPMTGEVDEGMAKLLCITCRLDLIHVKEASEDLNLCFPEKTSDLTSESNSKSRLPTKEHVWKMIKVQNPQLKQTLQDCMRKNKILFHVSGESGSNVQQTGCLDSVLPKPTGPKRNLLQSIAEAPASAPVPNDGSSLPTADLATSPVSTPLPRRSFLSRGRADTQVASESERNNIIILAVVMTAAGTLVFVALMFLCFLHFCRGSSGSSLNDEKPLLSLSLRDSSTGSSSKSFGLVNSIKDEKVDHQSFSMNSSHHRRDSSLDSIKSDALLVPPDEIAFSAESIGRSSNAVAPLPLPPGRVESMLPLKPPPGRVDSTPPLKPPPGRVESTLPLKLPPGRVDSTLPPPPGRAVPLPPEPPASLRSPSSKAASPPAPPPPGAPPPPRAGASDSMGPRPPGPPPSPPAAPGAKSGPPPPPLKGGPAPPRPPPPLPGGAKGPRPPPGLKRPPNAPPGERDGAEDGANTPKAKLKPFFWDKVLANPDSSMVWHQIKAGSFQFNEEMIETLFGYAPAERGRTDRKKESSSQDTPQYIQILDTKKAQNLSILLRALNVTIEEVRDALNEGNELPVELIQTLLKMAPTADEELKLRLYTGELSQLGSAERFLKVLVDIPFAYKRLESLLFMCTLQEDVAATKESLGTLEVACKELKSSRLFLKLLEAVLKTGNRMNDGTFRGRALAFKLDTLLKLSDVKGTDGKTTLLHFVVQEIIRTEGVRAARAARASRTFSNISVQTEDLIDDDVIPETEFDYCKMGLEVVSRLSSELENVKKAAVVDADNLTGTVAKLGYALLKNQDFLNKDLKSLEEESEFHEVLKGFVQNAEGDIMKLLEEEKRIMALVKSTGDYFHGNAGKDEGLRLFVIVRDFLVILDKVCKQVRDAQKNSEKLQKKESTTSDKSLKKESSTASCQSSAEKSLNKESSTASCQSSAEKSLNKESTASCQSSAEKSLNKESSTASCQSSAEKSVNNESTASCQPSPEESLNKESSSTALCQSSAEKSLNKESSTASCQSSPEKSLNKESSTASCQSSPESSLNKESSTASCQSSPENSLNKESSTASCQSSPEKSLDKESSTASCQSSPEKSLDKESSTASCQSSQSSPEKSLNKESSTASCQSSPLQHVSPDIRSRLFPAIQERKIESSSSDDESE; the protein is encoded by the exons ATGACATTGGTGATTCAACAACAAATGGTTCGCCTACAGTCAAATTATGTCATGTTCTTGTTAATATTGCTTTGTGCATCTTTGGTGGAGAGCTTGGAACACAGAAAGGACTCACAGGAAGTGTCTCTGAGTCAATTAATCGATCCAATGACTGGGGAGGTTGATGAGGGCATG GCGAAGCTATTATGCATCACTTGCAGGCTAGACTTAATTCATGTAAAAGAAGCTAGTGAGGATCTCAACCTCTGTTTCCCTGAGAAGACATCTGATTTAACTAGTGAAAGTAATTCAAAGAGTAGGTTACCAACAAAAGAACATGTTTGGAAAATGATTAAAGTCCAGAATCCCCAGTTAAAGCAAACTCTTCAAGATTGTATGAGAAAGAACAAAATTCTATTCCATGTTTCTGGAGAAAGTGGCTCTAATGTTCAGCAAACTGGGTGTCTTGATTCTGTATTGCCTAAACCCACTGGTCCAAAAAGGAACTTGCTCCAGAGCATTGCGGAGGCACCAGCCTCTGCCCCTGTCCCTAATGATGGATCGTCTTTGCCAACTGCTGATCTGGCAACTTCTCCAGTTTCTACTCCACTTCCACGAAGGTCATTTTTGTCTCGAGGGCGTGCAGATACACAAGTTGCTTCTGAGAGTGaaagaaataatataataattttggcAGTAGTTATGACTGCAGCAGGGACGTTGGTTTTTGTAGCATTGATGTTTCTTTGCTTTTTACACTTTTGTCGAGGAAGCTCTGGGAGTAGTCTAAATGATGAAAAACCTCTTCTTAGCCTGAGCTTAAGGGACTCCTCTACTG GTTCTTCTAGTAAGTCTTTTGGTTTGGTAAACTCTATTAAAGATGAGAAGGTTGATCATCAATCTTTTAGTATGAACTCAAGCCATCATAGAAGGGACTCATCTTTGGACAGCATCAAATCTGATGCTCTTCTTGTCCCACCAGATGAAATTGCATTTTCAGCTGAATCAATTGGGAGATCTAGCAATGCTGTTGCTCCGCTACCTCTTCCTCCTGGAAGGGTTGAGAGTATGCTTCCTTTGAAGCCTCCTCCCGGGAGGGTTGACAGTACGCCTCCTTTGAAGCCTCCTCCTGGGAGGGTTGAAAGTACGCTTCCTTTGAAGCTTCCTCCTGGAAGGGTTGATAGTACCCTTCCTCCTCCCCCTGGAAGGGCAGTTCCCCTTCCTCCTGAACCACCTGCTTCTCTCAGGTCTCCCAGTAGCAAGGCTGCTTCTCCTCCCGCTCCTCCACCACCTGGTGCACCCCCGCCTCCTCGTGCAGGAGCTTCTGATAGCATGGGTCCTCGTCCTCCTGGACCACCTCCTTCGCCACCTGCAGCTCCTGGTGCCAAATCTggtccacctccaccacctctAAAGGGTGGTCCAGCTCCTCCCCGACCACCACCACCATTGCCTGGGGGTGCAAAGGGTCCTCGTCCACCTCCTGGATTAAAGCGTCCACCTAATGCACCACCAGGTGAACGGGATGGTGCAGAGGATGGTGCCAATACTCCTAAAGCAAAGCTGAAGCCATTTTTCTGGGATAAAGTTCTAGCCAATCCTGATAGTTCAATGGTTTGGCATCAGATTAAAGCAGGATCATTCCA GTTCAATGAGGAGATGATAGAAACACTATTTGGATATGCACCAGCTGAAAGAGGCAGAACTGATCGCAAGAAAGAGTCTTCCTCCCAAGATACACCTCAGTATATTCAGATCCTTGATACCAAAAAGGCGCAAAATTTATCAATTCTTCTGCGGGCGCTGAATGTTACAATAGAAGAAGTCCGTGATGCTCTTAATGAAG GAAACGAGCTTCCTGTAGAACTCATACAGACTCTGTTGAAAATGGCCCCTACAGCAGATGAAGAACTGAAGCTCAGGCTGTACACTGGTGAACTTTCTCAACTTGGGAGTGCTGAACGGTTCCTGAAAGTGTTGGTTGACATTCCGTTTGCTTATAAACGATTGGAATCACTGCTTTTCATGTGTACTCTACAGGAGGATGTTGCCGCTACTAAGGAATCCTTGGGAACCTTGGAG GTTGCTTGCAAGGAACTCAAAAGCAGTAGATTGTTCCTAAAGCTTCTAGAAGCGGTTCTTAAAACTGGCAACCGCATGAATGATGGAACATTCCGTGGCCGTGCTCTTGCATTTAAACTCGATACACTTTTGAAATTATCTGATGTAAAGGGAACAGATGGTAAGACCACACTGTTGCACTTTGTTGTTCAGGAGATAATCCGTACTGAAGGTGTGAGAGCTGCCCGAGCTGCAAGGGCGAGTCGAACATTCTCAAATATTAGTGTGCAAACTGAGGATCTCATTGATGATGACGTTATCCCTGAGACAGAATTTGACTATTGCAAAATGGGTCTTGAGGTGGTTTCGCGTTTGAGCAGTGAACTAGAAAATGTGAAGAAAGCAGCAGTTGTTGATGCTGATAACTTAACGGGAACTGTTGCCAAACTTGGGTATGCACTGCTAAAAAACCAAGATTTCCTGAACAAAGATCTGAAGAGTTTAGAGGAAGAAAGTGAGTTCCATGAAGTATTAAAAGGTTTTGTGCAGAATGCTGAGGGTGACATAATGAAGTTGCTGGAGGAAGAGAAGAGAATAATGGCTCTGGTAAAGAGCACTGGGGATTACTTCCATGGGAATGCAGGGAAGGATGAAGGCTTACGTCTGTTTGTTATTGTGCGGGACTTCTTGGTCATCTTAGATAAGGTGTGCAAACAGGTGAGGGACGCGCAAAAGAATTCAGAAAAATTACAGAAAAAAGAATCAACAACTTCAGACAAATCATTGAAGAAAGAATCATCAACTGCATCATGCCAATCCTCTGCAGAAAA ATCATTGAATAAAGAATCATCAACTGCATCATGCCAATCCTCTGCAGAAAAATCATTGAATAAAGAATCAACTGCATCATGCCAATCCTCTGCAGAAAAATCATTGAATAAAGAATCATCAACTGCATCATGCCAATCCTCTGCAGAAAAATCAGTGAATAATGAATCAACTGCATCATGCCAACCCTCTCCAGAAGAATCATTGAATAAAGAATCATCATCAACTGCATTATGCCAATCCTCTGCAGAAAAATCATTGAATAAAGAATCATCAACTGCATCATGCCAATCCTCTCCAGAAAAATCATTGAATAAAGAATCATCAACTGCATCATGCCAATCCTCTCCAGAAAGTTCCTTGAATAAAGAATCATCAACTGCATCATGCCAATCCTCTCCAGAAAATTCCTTGAATAAAGAATCATCAACTGCATCATGCCAATCCTCTCCAGAAAAATCACTGGATAAAGAATCATCAACTGCTTCATGCCAATCCTCTCCAGAAAAATCACTGGATAAAGAATCATCAACTGCTTCATGCCAATCCTCTCAATCCTCTCCAGAAAAATCATTGAATAAAGAATCATCAACTGCATCATGCCAATCCTCTCCACTCCAACACGTGTCTCCTGATATTCGTTCACGATTATTTCCAGCAATTCAAGAGCGAAAGATTGAAAGTTCTAGTTCAGATGATGAGAGTGAATGA
- the LOC110611605 gene encoding formin-like protein 5 isoform X3, with translation MRAWLDLIHVKEASEDLNLCFPEKTSDLTSESNSKSRLPTKEHVWKMIKVQNPQLKQTLQDCMRKNKILFHVSGESGSNVQQTGCLDSVLPKPTGPKRNLLQSIAEAPASAPVPNDGSSLPTADLATSPVSTPLPRRSFLSRGRADTQVASESERNNIIILAVVMTAAGTLVFVALMFLCFLHFCRGSSGSSLNDEKPLLSLSLRDSSTGSSSKSFGLVNSIKDEKVDHQSFSMNSSHHRRDSSLDSIKSDALLVPPDEIAFSAESIGRSSNAVAPLPLPPGRVESMLPLKPPPGRVDSTPPLKPPPGRVESTLPLKLPPGRVDSTLPPPPGRAVPLPPEPPASLRSPSSKAASPPAPPPPGAPPPPRAGASDSMGPRPPGPPPSPPAAPGAKSGPPPPPLKGGPAPPRPPPPLPGGAKGPRPPPGLKRPPNAPPGERDGAEDGANTPKAKLKPFFWDKVLANPDSSMVWHQIKAGSFQFNEEMIETLFGYAPAERGRTDRKKESSSQDTPQYIQILDTKKAQNLSILLRALNVTIEEVRDALNEGNELPVELIQTLLKMAPTADEELKLRLYTGELSQLGSAERFLKVLVDIPFAYKRLESLLFMCTLQEDVAATKESLGTLEVACKELKSSRLFLKLLEAVLKTGNRMNDGTFRGRALAFKLDTLLKLSDVKGTDGKTTLLHFVVQEIIRTEGVRAARAARASRTFSNISVQTEDLIDDDVIPETEFDYCKMGLEVVSRLSSELENVKKAAVVDADNLTGTVAKLGYALLKNQDFLNKDLKSLEEESEFHEVLKGFVQNAEGDIMKLLEEEKRIMALVKSTGDYFHGNAGKDEGLRLFVIVRDFLVILDKVCKQVRDAQKNSEKLQKKESTTSDKSLKKESSTASCQSSAEKSLNKESSTASCQSSAEKSLNKESSTASCQSSAEKSLNKESTASCQSSAEKSLNKESSTASCQSSAEKSVNNESTASCQPSPEESLNKESSSTALCQSSAEKSLNKESSTASCQSSPEKSLNKESSTASCQSSPESSLNKESSTASCQSSPENSLNKESSTASCQSSPEKSLDKESSTASCQSSPEKSLDKESSTASCQSSQSSPEKSLNKESSTASCQSSPLQHVSPDIRSRLFPAIQERKIESSSSDDESE, from the exons ATGAGGGCATG GCTAGACTTAATTCATGTAAAAGAAGCTAGTGAGGATCTCAACCTCTGTTTCCCTGAGAAGACATCTGATTTAACTAGTGAAAGTAATTCAAAGAGTAGGTTACCAACAAAAGAACATGTTTGGAAAATGATTAAAGTCCAGAATCCCCAGTTAAAGCAAACTCTTCAAGATTGTATGAGAAAGAACAAAATTCTATTCCATGTTTCTGGAGAAAGTGGCTCTAATGTTCAGCAAACTGGGTGTCTTGATTCTGTATTGCCTAAACCCACTGGTCCAAAAAGGAACTTGCTCCAGAGCATTGCGGAGGCACCAGCCTCTGCCCCTGTCCCTAATGATGGATCGTCTTTGCCAACTGCTGATCTGGCAACTTCTCCAGTTTCTACTCCACTTCCACGAAGGTCATTTTTGTCTCGAGGGCGTGCAGATACACAAGTTGCTTCTGAGAGTGaaagaaataatataataattttggcAGTAGTTATGACTGCAGCAGGGACGTTGGTTTTTGTAGCATTGATGTTTCTTTGCTTTTTACACTTTTGTCGAGGAAGCTCTGGGAGTAGTCTAAATGATGAAAAACCTCTTCTTAGCCTGAGCTTAAGGGACTCCTCTACTG GTTCTTCTAGTAAGTCTTTTGGTTTGGTAAACTCTATTAAAGATGAGAAGGTTGATCATCAATCTTTTAGTATGAACTCAAGCCATCATAGAAGGGACTCATCTTTGGACAGCATCAAATCTGATGCTCTTCTTGTCCCACCAGATGAAATTGCATTTTCAGCTGAATCAATTGGGAGATCTAGCAATGCTGTTGCTCCGCTACCTCTTCCTCCTGGAAGGGTTGAGAGTATGCTTCCTTTGAAGCCTCCTCCCGGGAGGGTTGACAGTACGCCTCCTTTGAAGCCTCCTCCTGGGAGGGTTGAAAGTACGCTTCCTTTGAAGCTTCCTCCTGGAAGGGTTGATAGTACCCTTCCTCCTCCCCCTGGAAGGGCAGTTCCCCTTCCTCCTGAACCACCTGCTTCTCTCAGGTCTCCCAGTAGCAAGGCTGCTTCTCCTCCCGCTCCTCCACCACCTGGTGCACCCCCGCCTCCTCGTGCAGGAGCTTCTGATAGCATGGGTCCTCGTCCTCCTGGACCACCTCCTTCGCCACCTGCAGCTCCTGGTGCCAAATCTggtccacctccaccacctctAAAGGGTGGTCCAGCTCCTCCCCGACCACCACCACCATTGCCTGGGGGTGCAAAGGGTCCTCGTCCACCTCCTGGATTAAAGCGTCCACCTAATGCACCACCAGGTGAACGGGATGGTGCAGAGGATGGTGCCAATACTCCTAAAGCAAAGCTGAAGCCATTTTTCTGGGATAAAGTTCTAGCCAATCCTGATAGTTCAATGGTTTGGCATCAGATTAAAGCAGGATCATTCCA GTTCAATGAGGAGATGATAGAAACACTATTTGGATATGCACCAGCTGAAAGAGGCAGAACTGATCGCAAGAAAGAGTCTTCCTCCCAAGATACACCTCAGTATATTCAGATCCTTGATACCAAAAAGGCGCAAAATTTATCAATTCTTCTGCGGGCGCTGAATGTTACAATAGAAGAAGTCCGTGATGCTCTTAATGAAG GAAACGAGCTTCCTGTAGAACTCATACAGACTCTGTTGAAAATGGCCCCTACAGCAGATGAAGAACTGAAGCTCAGGCTGTACACTGGTGAACTTTCTCAACTTGGGAGTGCTGAACGGTTCCTGAAAGTGTTGGTTGACATTCCGTTTGCTTATAAACGATTGGAATCACTGCTTTTCATGTGTACTCTACAGGAGGATGTTGCCGCTACTAAGGAATCCTTGGGAACCTTGGAG GTTGCTTGCAAGGAACTCAAAAGCAGTAGATTGTTCCTAAAGCTTCTAGAAGCGGTTCTTAAAACTGGCAACCGCATGAATGATGGAACATTCCGTGGCCGTGCTCTTGCATTTAAACTCGATACACTTTTGAAATTATCTGATGTAAAGGGAACAGATGGTAAGACCACACTGTTGCACTTTGTTGTTCAGGAGATAATCCGTACTGAAGGTGTGAGAGCTGCCCGAGCTGCAAGGGCGAGTCGAACATTCTCAAATATTAGTGTGCAAACTGAGGATCTCATTGATGATGACGTTATCCCTGAGACAGAATTTGACTATTGCAAAATGGGTCTTGAGGTGGTTTCGCGTTTGAGCAGTGAACTAGAAAATGTGAAGAAAGCAGCAGTTGTTGATGCTGATAACTTAACGGGAACTGTTGCCAAACTTGGGTATGCACTGCTAAAAAACCAAGATTTCCTGAACAAAGATCTGAAGAGTTTAGAGGAAGAAAGTGAGTTCCATGAAGTATTAAAAGGTTTTGTGCAGAATGCTGAGGGTGACATAATGAAGTTGCTGGAGGAAGAGAAGAGAATAATGGCTCTGGTAAAGAGCACTGGGGATTACTTCCATGGGAATGCAGGGAAGGATGAAGGCTTACGTCTGTTTGTTATTGTGCGGGACTTCTTGGTCATCTTAGATAAGGTGTGCAAACAGGTGAGGGACGCGCAAAAGAATTCAGAAAAATTACAGAAAAAAGAATCAACAACTTCAGACAAATCATTGAAGAAAGAATCATCAACTGCATCATGCCAATCCTCTGCAGAAAAATCATTGAATAAAGAATCATCAACTGCATCATGCCAATCCTCTGCAGAAAAATCATTGAATAAAGAATCATCAACTGCATCATGCCAATCCTCTGCAGAAAAATCATTGAATAAAGAATCAACTGCATCATGCCAATCCTCTGCAGAAAAATCATTGAATAAAGAATCATCAACTGCATCATGCCAATCCTCTGCAGAAAAATCAGTGAATAATGAATCAACTGCATCATGCCAACCCTCTCCAGAAGAATCATTGAATAAAGAATCATCATCAACTGCATTATGCCAATCCTCTGCAGAAAAATCATTGAATAAAGAATCATCAACTGCATCATGCCAATCCTCTCCAGAAAAATCATTGAATAAAGAATCATCAACTGCATCATGCCAATCCTCTCCAGAAAGTTCCTTGAATAAAGAATCATCAACTGCATCATGCCAATCCTCTCCAGAAAATTCCTTGAATAAAGAATCATCAACTGCATCATGCCAATCCTCTCCAGAAAAATCACTGGATAAAGAATCATCAACTGCTTCATGCCAATCCTCTCCAGAAAAATCACTGGATAAAGAATCATCAACTGCTTCATGCCAATCCTCTCAATCCTCTCCAGAAAAATCATTGAATAAAGAATCATCAACTGCATCATGCCAATCCTCTCCACTCCAACACGTGTCTCCTGATATTCGTTCACGATTATTTCCAGCAATTCAAGAGCGAAAGATTGAAAGTTCTAGTTCAGATGATGAGAGTGAATGA